A single region of the Hylaeus volcanicus isolate JK05 chromosome 5, UHH_iyHylVolc1.0_haploid, whole genome shotgun sequence genome encodes:
- the LOC128877622 gene encoding serine/threonine-protein kinase SIK2-like isoform X2, whose product MDSGVGQSKKQIRVGFYDIEGTIGKGNFAVVKLARHRITKTEVAIKIIDKTQLDPTNLEKVYREVEIMKQLEHPHIVKLYQVMETKNMIYMVCEYASKGEIFDYIARYGRMGEPRARATFAQILSAVEYCHATGVAHRDLKAENLLLDAQMNVKIADFGFSNRFSPGERLSTWCGSPPYAAPEVFRGKHYAGPEIDVWSLGVVLYVLVCGALPFDGSTLQSLRDRVLSGRFRIPYFMSTDCESLIRKMLVLEPAKRYTIPQIKRHRWMAGSADTICSIIVTRPSPSIQEPNEQILRLMHSLGIDITRTRESLRNSSYDHHAAIYFLLLERLKQHRVGSTANNSCWPSVARSKEDKFKSRVREDTPRGGKRFSSTSSSTDEGCCSAEGDLEEGPSGDELREAQIKLEEHRLGLDHDISQRIDSQIVNRRLSDYQHHFDTPLMDPIDPPSRTALFIAGGSGSSSSELFESSFDSGCPPDYSGANSFTSSLPSCTPPPPLSPSPITGRISRVSQGRRASDGGPRLLFCQQGGGDRPTKQRSIQDSGKARGHLDLVHLRPPSTPPENQSQFKIRGDSSTQLQLLVQQRMLQQKRNLYHRHRGGGSPTPIPSSASTTGRRADHVPRQDSYKLAQRTQILPPLSQGHVDRDFDRERKRDEERWKSLPSRLAADCQLAERTLLWSQQIGPLFVMYITTPVLLIRMSGNNKQTKNKISF is encoded by the exons ATGGATTCTGGTGTGGGACAAAGCAAAAAGCAAATTCGTGTAGGATTCTATGACATTGAAGGCACCATTGGCAAAGGGAACTTTGCAGTGGTGAAATTAGCTAGACATCGCATCACTAAGACagaa GTagctattaaaataattgataaaacaCAGCTGGATCCTACCAATCTTGAAAAAGTTTATAGAGAAGTAGAAATAATGAAGCAATTAGAACACCCACATATCGTCAAATTGTACCAAGTTatggaaacaaaaaatatgatatacatG GTCTGTGAATACGCAAGCAAAGGTGAAATATTTGACTATATCGCACGTTACGGACGAATGGGAGAACCCAGAGCTCGTGCAACGTTTGCTCAAATACTCTCTGCGGTTGAATACTGCCATGCGACAGGTGTAGCGCATCGTGATCTCAAAGCTGAAAATTTACTCCTAGATGCTCAGATGAATGTAAAGATTGCTGACTTTGGCTTTAGTAATAGATTTTCACCTGGAGAGAGGCTAAGCACGTGGTGCGGTAGTCCCCCTTACGCGGCACCGGAAGTTTTCCGAGGGAAACATTATGCTGGTCCTGAAATTGATGTGTGG AGTTTAGGCGTTGTATTATACGTATTAGTATGCGGAGCACTGCCCTTTGATGGATCTACCCTTCAATCTTTAAGAGATCGTGTTTTAAGCGGAAGATTTAGGATTCCATACTTTATGAGTACAG ATTGTGAGAGTTTAATACGGAAAATGTTGGTTCTGGAGCCTGCAAAGCGATACACCATTCCACAAATTAAGAGACATCGCTGGATGGCAGGGTCTGCGGACACTATTTGTTCAATAATCGTAACGAGACCATCGCCGTCCATCCAAGAACCAAATGAACAGATACTTCGACTTATGCATAGCTTAGGCATAGATATCACACGAACCAGAGAG TCGTTGAGGAACAGCAGTTACGATCATCACGCTGCTATTTACTTCTTGTTATTGGAGAGGTTGAAGCAACATCGTGTCGGAAGCACAGCGAACAATAGTTGTTGGCCTAGCGTTGCAAGATCGAAAGAagacaaatttaaatcaaG AGTAAGAGAAGATACACCTCGAGGAGGAAAAAGGTTTAGTTCAACTAGTTCTTCGACTGATGAAGGATGCTGTAGCGCGGAAGGTGATCTAGAAGAAGGTCCAAGTGGTGACGAGTTGAGAGAAGCTCAGATTAAACTTGAAGAGCATAGACTAGGCCTAGATCATGATATCAGTCAACGAATTGACAGTCAGATAGTCAATCGAAGATTAAGTGATTATCAACACCATTTTGATACCCCACTTATGGATCCTATTGATCCTCCTAGTCGAACTGCATTATTTATTGCGGGTGGTAGCGGTAGCTCATCATCCGAACTTTTCGAGTCTAGTTTTGACTCTGGTTGCCCACCAGATTACTCGGGTGCAAATTCGTTCACAAGTAGTTTACCATCCTGCACCCCTCCACCACCTCTGAGTCCGTCACCAATAACTGGCAGGATATCAAGAGTTTCTCAGGGACGTAGAGCATCCGATGGTGGACCCAGATTGCTGTTTTGTCAGCAAGGTGGAGGAGACAGACCAACCAAACAGCGAAGTATTCAAG ATTCAGGCAAGGCAAGGGGTCATTTAGACCTTGTTCATTTAAGACCACCATCTACACCACCTGAGAATCAATcgcaatttaaaattcgtgGAGACTCTAGTACACAATTACAATTGTTAGTGCAGCAACGAATGCTGCAACAGAAGCGAAATTTATATCATAGACATAGGGGTGGTGGAAGCCCAACTCCTATACCATCGTCAGCGAGTACCACGGGTAGACGCGCCGATCATGTACCAAGACAAGATAGTTATAAACTAGCTCAGAGAACACAAATCTTGCCACCTTTATCTCAGGGACACGTTGACAGAGACTTTgacagagaaagaaaacgagaCGAAGAAAGATGGAAAAGCCTGCCATCCCGACTAGCAGCAGATTGTCAGTTGGCAGAAAGGACATTGCTGTGGAGTCAACAG aTTGGACCACtttttgtaatgtatattACCACGCCCGTATTGTTAATACGAATGTCTGGgaacaacaaacaaacaaaaaataaaatttcattttga
- the LOC128877622 gene encoding serine/threonine-protein kinase SIK2-like isoform X1 codes for MDSGVGQSKKQIRVGFYDIEGTIGKGNFAVVKLARHRITKTEVAIKIIDKTQLDPTNLEKVYREVEIMKQLEHPHIVKLYQVMETKNMIYMVCEYASKGEIFDYIARYGRMGEPRARATFAQILSAVEYCHATGVAHRDLKAENLLLDAQMNVKIADFGFSNRFSPGERLSTWCGSPPYAAPEVFRGKHYAGPEIDVWSLGVVLYVLVCGALPFDGSTLQSLRDRVLSGRFRIPYFMSTDCESLIRKMLVLEPAKRYTIPQIKRHRWMAGSADTICSIIVTRPSPSIQEPNEQILRLMHSLGIDITRTRESLRNSSYDHHAAIYFLLLERLKQHRVGSTANNSCWPSVARSKEDKFKSRVREDTPRGGKRFSSTSSSTDEGCCSAEGDLEEGPSGDELREAQIKLEEHRLGLDHDISQRIDSQIVNRRLSDYQHHFDTPLMDPIDPPSRTALFIAGGSGSSSSELFESSFDSGCPPDYSGANSFTSSLPSCTPPPPLSPSPITGRISRVSQGRRASDGGPRLLFCQQGGGDRPTKQRSIQDSGKARGHLDLVHLRPPSTPPENQSQFKIRGDSSTQLQLLVQQRMLQQKRNLYHRHRGGGSPTPIPSSASTTGRRADHVPRQDSYKLAQRTQILPPLSQGHVDRDFDRERKRDEERWKSLPSRLAADCQLAERTLLWSQQVGLSGGASYLPPGSVGGFLWPTGSNPHSTIFENVGDPME; via the exons ATGGATTCTGGTGTGGGACAAAGCAAAAAGCAAATTCGTGTAGGATTCTATGACATTGAAGGCACCATTGGCAAAGGGAACTTTGCAGTGGTGAAATTAGCTAGACATCGCATCACTAAGACagaa GTagctattaaaataattgataaaacaCAGCTGGATCCTACCAATCTTGAAAAAGTTTATAGAGAAGTAGAAATAATGAAGCAATTAGAACACCCACATATCGTCAAATTGTACCAAGTTatggaaacaaaaaatatgatatacatG GTCTGTGAATACGCAAGCAAAGGTGAAATATTTGACTATATCGCACGTTACGGACGAATGGGAGAACCCAGAGCTCGTGCAACGTTTGCTCAAATACTCTCTGCGGTTGAATACTGCCATGCGACAGGTGTAGCGCATCGTGATCTCAAAGCTGAAAATTTACTCCTAGATGCTCAGATGAATGTAAAGATTGCTGACTTTGGCTTTAGTAATAGATTTTCACCTGGAGAGAGGCTAAGCACGTGGTGCGGTAGTCCCCCTTACGCGGCACCGGAAGTTTTCCGAGGGAAACATTATGCTGGTCCTGAAATTGATGTGTGG AGTTTAGGCGTTGTATTATACGTATTAGTATGCGGAGCACTGCCCTTTGATGGATCTACCCTTCAATCTTTAAGAGATCGTGTTTTAAGCGGAAGATTTAGGATTCCATACTTTATGAGTACAG ATTGTGAGAGTTTAATACGGAAAATGTTGGTTCTGGAGCCTGCAAAGCGATACACCATTCCACAAATTAAGAGACATCGCTGGATGGCAGGGTCTGCGGACACTATTTGTTCAATAATCGTAACGAGACCATCGCCGTCCATCCAAGAACCAAATGAACAGATACTTCGACTTATGCATAGCTTAGGCATAGATATCACACGAACCAGAGAG TCGTTGAGGAACAGCAGTTACGATCATCACGCTGCTATTTACTTCTTGTTATTGGAGAGGTTGAAGCAACATCGTGTCGGAAGCACAGCGAACAATAGTTGTTGGCCTAGCGTTGCAAGATCGAAAGAagacaaatttaaatcaaG AGTAAGAGAAGATACACCTCGAGGAGGAAAAAGGTTTAGTTCAACTAGTTCTTCGACTGATGAAGGATGCTGTAGCGCGGAAGGTGATCTAGAAGAAGGTCCAAGTGGTGACGAGTTGAGAGAAGCTCAGATTAAACTTGAAGAGCATAGACTAGGCCTAGATCATGATATCAGTCAACGAATTGACAGTCAGATAGTCAATCGAAGATTAAGTGATTATCAACACCATTTTGATACCCCACTTATGGATCCTATTGATCCTCCTAGTCGAACTGCATTATTTATTGCGGGTGGTAGCGGTAGCTCATCATCCGAACTTTTCGAGTCTAGTTTTGACTCTGGTTGCCCACCAGATTACTCGGGTGCAAATTCGTTCACAAGTAGTTTACCATCCTGCACCCCTCCACCACCTCTGAGTCCGTCACCAATAACTGGCAGGATATCAAGAGTTTCTCAGGGACGTAGAGCATCCGATGGTGGACCCAGATTGCTGTTTTGTCAGCAAGGTGGAGGAGACAGACCAACCAAACAGCGAAGTATTCAAG ATTCAGGCAAGGCAAGGGGTCATTTAGACCTTGTTCATTTAAGACCACCATCTACACCACCTGAGAATCAATcgcaatttaaaattcgtgGAGACTCTAGTACACAATTACAATTGTTAGTGCAGCAACGAATGCTGCAACAGAAGCGAAATTTATATCATAGACATAGGGGTGGTGGAAGCCCAACTCCTATACCATCGTCAGCGAGTACCACGGGTAGACGCGCCGATCATGTACCAAGACAAGATAGTTATAAACTAGCTCAGAGAACACAAATCTTGCCACCTTTATCTCAGGGACACGTTGACAGAGACTTTgacagagaaagaaaacgagaCGAAGAAAGATGGAAAAGCCTGCCATCCCGACTAGCAGCAGATTGTCAGTTGGCAGAAAGGACATTGCTGTGGAGTCAACAG GTGGGTCTCAGTGGAGGAGCATCATATTTGCCACCTGGCAGTGTAGGTGGCTTTTTATGGCCCACTGGAAGCAACCCTCACTCAACCATCTTCGAAAACGTTGGGGATCCAATGGAATGA